The Astyanax mexicanus isolate ESR-SI-001 chromosome 7, AstMex3_surface, whole genome shotgun sequence genome has a window encoding:
- the lyst gene encoding lysosomal-trafficking regulator isoform X2: MASSRQPADLTLAWEKYMDCRAQGADLQVSLQYLESFLCRFHCVQHLNDPGVKDALKFCSDMSGASNTLAREFLTDVHQLCSAVAQQAEAQREEEEEESHMVALGEYLVRGRGFLLLSTLDSVIDQELTCREELLTLLLSLLPLVWKIPVQEERAPDFTLPSLLDVYLSREEKAGTLKVGKEKAGSDAHNSGRHSSGSLKSRHSRRTAQRYSVRDACKSHLSTSDSEANSDDKAAGTGTRHRRSHGSSFRVSCQHHRSVIPEQQQQPPLQYPSTDTMSTLERSQPHLRLFGSLPVDNETLTDPTALSILNRMENSPFDLCHVLLSLLEKVCKFDMTINHSPGLAGSVVPTLTEILTEFGDCCGPGSGGGGVDELAGGWTEEPIALVQRMLLRTILHLMSVDVGQSEALPDNLRRSLTDLLRVSLKIRTCLERQPDPFAPRPKKTLQEVQEDFSFSKYRHRALLLPELLEGVLQLLLSCLQASVPNPFFFSQVLDLIHEFVQHRGLELFESTCLHLEVLGGARDSEIGDEASERLRGLIAGVLKIISAVKKAKSEQLHQSVCARRRHRRCEYSHFLHHHRDLSGLPVSAFKQATRRNPFEEETEGSNVQVCYPERCCCLAACSHQCLRLLQRLSPSGPAVLQMLAGVQAVGICCCMDPHSVVGPLLRAFQAPGLRNYQTHVLNVLSRLVLEQLGGGQHSEKAKLASCNICTLDSSQIPGIEETLQGCVSGKESTSSTSPYPSYYSQGVLPSTGSEDMLWKWDALKAYQEIVFGEDWQLSQQIASHVCQLTLRGNPVIQWQLYTHIFNPVLQRGVELAHHAQQLGVSSTCSQACSYHTQCFPVEVLLVYLQTLPALLRLSTVVQDLFLSCNGLNQITELIYLDCTRPWALKVFETLILSGCDQQANIVLQELGRAEDQEREAVLGLAEDLGSRGTGDGPQSLSKFYEGLKDACPHSRGKSGMSGGMGRSHGEAHLNTINLFLCVAFLCVSKEADSDRDSANDSEDTSGYDSTASEPLGGRLPCLSPDSVALPSKEQVRRAADVWSVCRWIYLASPVFQRQFFRLGGLDVCCRLMTMVIQKLTSKTKDGKAKKKRDGKGKASPSHSDSPAVTSLQTEALGSRETHQLDLSNSFSFSLEGKSKDPAYKLEQEWPLQSIRLLEALLAICLHSANSALQKLEPDLSFQLQSVEDTLSEVKDQLSRSAVVNSDLAVPLFDSLLRVARAEVCSTPVSTEEKAERKCTGSFEPPAAAGDLSEEADEVQVCGVQSPGEEEGYEADSESNPEDSAQPEKGVKVEVSASLGECTFGPTGVAPGPGQGLLLFPEICLMELQLLASSSPDLDVLGHVLHSLLEAVRGHHSNATMMYQQGGVKCILTGFQSILSQSDPSYKDCQAVLVELLVAMVSKRITAEELALLIGLFLDKNPPTEILLDGILQMVEANAETEPLHHLSFPMPLSISAPNTSSSMGLRTNGAAGARAGVGMLWRGKQSPGRGEGDVRPGHPGLRASPWHIAPLHLPLVGQNCWPHMASGFSASLWIRAVKNEDEEGQSHGDEEVIRVEGVQRGAAQPVEQQGDKGLLHVLSMGSKALMLQVWADISTGTCTFRICIDPNDEMKAGLLAQTESGEGVLTAGRWQHLALTYTQQPEGKKNVHGRLVLWVCGIKKCEVSLDYTLPRKSSLSSESNKTFCMLGHCLSSSEELPRPVTPRLDMGTLLLFNGSRINTEEAFYLYASGPDLSSIMPCKYGTPSGTLSKYVTQEGLQCEQIRELLMRSTEVDTSPLTESLAVVYSPSCPSVYTIYEPVIRLKGQAKSPVVSQRPFSAKDVQSSVLEPSSLRTLQASQPCGLHSSLHKIGGTGAFVFLFARVVELSECERTQALALRVLLSLVKHNQHRTHEMECYHGYSMIHQVLIKTKCIVGYHILKTLLDGCCSGSVLTVGEDGQWHLDTESSAVVQDLRLLSEILLDWKIWAKAQSGVWETLLAALEILIRVHHPQQTFNIRQLLKAQVVHRFLLSCQVLQENRDEHLTSIPQEVCLSFVKIIQEVLGSPPDLDLLRLLYNFLLAVHPPTNTYVCHTPSSFYFSLHIDGKLYQEKVQSMMYLRNSSSGGKSACSSVLSLSPTPFAEIRPEGHQPPSPDHAGDELSVPPPSSTPSPYSSPALAARPVRSGSAGRPEPDEDVSLATQQVLGSTETLKRGEDEHLLSSCESAKTICEAEDVDRVEDAPRTPSISLEEEPDAPADSSAEGSAITESEERIHLAGDEAPRRPDSLKGIQSFQRSQSDLASLGLAFPAQNGSLAIARWPSVTDRAAPSDDWESYTYSPGYDRAHSKADSTSDRSGTEDCLVLICCGLYELLRGVLLLLPDLMLEEVMDKLIQPEALIVLVNHSSPLIQQGVIKLLDAYFSRAQKEQKEKFLRNHGFSLLANQLYLHQGTRAVLECFLEMLFGRPVSLEEDLDLEDMESISPFRKRSVVPMLGLLENSLYENSLVHNAMCVLLQLLNTCPKLADILLDHGLLYVLINTLSTLNGLENGIPPNDYKLLVCDIQQLLVVVTIHACSSSGSQYFRIIEDLITLLGFMQGSKVRRTQEMAMALQFRVLQSAIDFIKTTAHQDPQKTSSSIQVPTSPHHALHQKRKSIAGSLGLKDSIIPRIPRQHYCSYGQIPLPPAFSFLSQDSPIPSPTGSCSFVFPTDAGQRRLSLIQSDSLLMRMRSVASDELTQMMQRRMSQENPIRASETEFIQRLQRLVVLAVNRIIYYDNSKDFFDLLNFPESPDHMATTPLPGEQVDENVFTPPAQFPLANMRSFQKDLLKLMMDGIKIGLGSVGRGGAPRQQWRRILWSCRDTFRVQIGRLLVHTLSPSLPLEDRKEALEFVNEQNHPDILRESLSPGLEHGPKLALYLYEMLHDHKDSLSKEEQAAANTFMTSLKLCGHRCIPPNAPPKPDLLKAIKEEQLKYESEERTSRGAWEKKLSSAQKILMQRLDGKSKDISKIAADITQNISLRQGMERKKVIQHIRGLYKTDLSASRHWQELVQQLTHDRAVWYDQSCYPTSWQLDPTEGPNRERRRLQRCYLTIPNKYLLKDRHKPEDTVKASLAFLFEDKTHSSFSSTVKDKATSEPIRFTRRCISVAPSRETAGELLLGKSGMYFVEDNAAEASDSQTPHGETEPASFCWTYEEIKEVHKRWWQLRDNAVEIFLTNGRTLLLAFDNTKFRDDVYHNILTSELPNLLEYDNISALTQLWGSSQITNFEYLTHLNKHAGRSFNDLMQYPVFPFILRDYVSETLDLQDPNIYRNLSKPIAVQSKEKEDRYVDNYRYLEEEYKKGAREDDPMPPVQPYHYGSHYSNSGTVLHFLVRMPPFTKMFLAYQDQSFDIPDRTFHSMNTTWRLSSYESMTDVKELIPEFFYLPEFLVNREGFDFGVRQNSERVNHVNLPPWARNDPRLFVLIHRQALESDQVSQTLCQWIDLVFGLKQKGKAAIHAINVFHPATYFGMDVSAVEDPVQRRALETMIKTYGQTPRQLFNATHISRAGPKLMMEGELPAAMGLLVQLAFRESREQAKEVTYPSPLPWIKGLKWGEYVGSPSAPDPVVCFSQPHGERFGSLLALPTRAICGLSRKFCLMMIYSKEQGVRSMHSTDIQWSAILSWGYTDNMLRLKSKQSEPPINFIQCSPLHQVTSCAWVPDGCQLFTGSKCGVITAYSNRFSTTMASEMDVESQVHLYGHTDEVTGLFVCKPYSILISVSRDGTCIIWDLNRLCYVQSLTGHKSPVNAVSASETTGDIATVCDSVGGGSDLRLWTVNGDLIGHVHCREIICSVAFSNQPEGVSVNVIAGGLENGVVRLWSTWDLKPVREITFPKSNKPIISLTFSCDGHHLYTANSEGTVIAWCRRDQQRMKLPMFYSFLSSYAAG, translated from the exons CTCAGACATGAGCGGCGCCAGTAACACTCTGGCAAGGGAGTTCCTGACAGATGTACACCAGCTCTGTAGTGCTGTGGCTCAGCAGGCCGAGGCCCAgagggaggaagaagaggaggagagtcACATGGTGGCGCTGGGAGAGTACCTGGTCAGAGGCCGTGGCTTTCTTCTGTTAAGCACCCTGGATTCTGTCATCGATCAG GAGCTGACATGCCGGGAAGAGCTGCTCACACTCCTGTTATCTCTGCTGCCACTCGTCTGGAAGATTCCCGTTCAGGAAGAGAGAGCCCCAG ATTTCACCCTGCCGTCACTCCTGGACGTGTACCTGAGCCGAGAGGAAAAAGCCGGAACTCTCAAGGTGGGAAAGGAAAAGGCTGGTTCTGATGCTCATAACTCCGGAAGGCATTCATCTGGGAGTTTAAAGTCACGGCATTCACGTAGGACTGCTCAGCGGTATTCCGTGAGGGATGCGTGCAAGTCTCATCTTTCCACTTCAGACTCTGAAGCTAATTCAGATGATAAGGCTGCAGGGACAGGAACGAGACATCGTAGGTCCCATGGTTCATCGTTTCGCGTTAGCTGCCAGCACCACCGGTCTGTTattccagagcagcagcagcagccaccgTTGCAGTATCCTAGTACGGACACTATGAGCACTCTAGAAAGATCTCAGCCTCATTTGAGGCTCTTTGGATCCCTTCCAGTCGATAATGAAACACTAACTGACCCCACAGCCCTTTCTATTTTAAACCGTATGGAAAATTCCCCCTTTGACCTTTGCCATGTTTTACTTTCTCTGTTGGAAAAGGTTTGCAAATTTGATATGACCATCAATCACAGCCCAGGCCTGGCAGGTAGTGTTGTTCCCACGCTTACGGAAATCCTTACAGAGTTTGGTGACTGCTGTGGACCTGGAAGCGGCGGTGGAGGGGTGGATGAACTGGCTGGAGGCTGGACAGAGGAACCGATTGCCCTTGTACAACGGATGCTGTTGCGTACTATTCTGCACTTGATGTCCGTGGATGTGGGTCAGAGCGAGGCACTACCAGATAACCTACGCCGAAGCCTGACTGACCTTCTTCGGGTTTCTTTAAAGATCCGTACCTGTCTGGAAAGACAGCCTGACCCCTTTGCTCCCCGACCCAAAAAGACCCTGCAGGAGGTGCAAGAGGACTTTAGCTTCTCTAAGTACCGTCACCGGGCCCTGCTTCTGCCAGAACTCCTTGAGGGGGTCCTTCAGCTTTTGCTTAGCTGCTTGCAAGCCTCTGTTCCGAATCCTTTCTTCTTCAGTCAAGTTCTTGACCTGATTCATGAGTTTGTGCAGCACCGTGGTCTTGAGCTGTTTGAAAGTACTTGCCTTCATCTTGAAGTGCTAGGTGGTGCACGGGACTCTGAAATTGGGGATGAAGCCTCAGAGCGCTTGCGTGGCCTCATTGCAGGTGTGCTAAAGATAATCAGTGCGGTGAAGAAGGCCAAATCGGAGCAGTTACACCAGTCTGTGTGTGCACGCCGTCGTCACCGGCGCTGCGAGTACTCCCATTTCCTTCATCATCATCGTGACCTCTCAGGACTGCCAGTCTCTGCCTTCAAGCAGGCAACCAGACGCAACCCTTTTGAGGAGGAAACGGAAGGCAGCAACGTCCAAGTCTGCTACCCTGAACGCTGCTGCTGCCTGGCAGCCTGTTCGCACCAGTGCCTGCGCCTCCTCCAACGCCTGTCGCCCTCAGGTCCCGCAGTTCTGCAGATGCTTGCTGGTGTGCAGGCTGTGGGAATTTGTTGCTGCATGGATCCACACTCGGTTGTTGGTCCTCTACTTCGAGCGTTCCAGGCCCCGGGACTGCGAAACTATCAGACCCATGTGCTGAATGTGCTTAGCAGGCTAGTGCTGGAGCAGCTTGGAGGTGGGCAGCACTCGGAGAAGGCCAAGCTTGCGTCATGCAACATCTGCACCCTGGACAGCAGCCAGATACCTGGCATTGAAGAGACATTGCAGGGCTGTGTGTCAGGAAAAGAGAGCACCTCATCCACCTCCCCTTACCCCTCCTACTACTCTCAAGGTGTCCTGCCAAGTACAGGGTCTGAAGACATGCTCTGGAAATGGGATGCATTAAAAGCTTACCAGGAAATAGTATTTGGTGAAGACTGGCAGTTGAGTCAACAGATTGCCAGTCATGTGTGCCAGCTGACCTTGCGGGGCAATCCAGTGATCCAGTGGCAACTGTACACTCACATTTTTAATCCTGTACTTCAGAGGGGTGTAGAACTAGCCCACCATGCCCAGCAACTTGGTGTGTCCAGTACATGTTCCCAGGCCTGCAGTTACCACACTCAGTGCTTCCCAGTCGAGGTGCTGCTCGTTTATCTTCAGACGCTACCTGCCTTACTCAGGTTAAG CACAGTGGTACAGGACCTGTTCTTAAGCTGTAATGGCCTGAACCAGATCACAGAGTTGATCTATCTGGACTGCACTCGACCGTGGGCACTGAAGGTGTTCGAGACTTTGATCTTAAGTGGCTGTGATCAGCAGGCGAACATTGTTCTTCAGGAGCTGGGGAGAGCTGAAGACCAAGAGAGAGAGGCTGTTCTCGGCCTTGCAGAGGACTTGGGTTCTCGCGGGACGGGCGATGGTCCGCAGAGCCTCAGCAAATTCTACGAGGGCCTAAAAGATGCATGTCCCCACAGCCGGGGCAAAAGTGGGATGAGTGGCGGGATGGGACGCAGTCATGGAGAAGCGCATTTGAACACCATTAATCTTTTCCTGTGCGTGGCGTTTCTCTGCGTTAGCAAGGAAGCTGACTCTGACAGGGACTCCGCAAACGACTCTGAGGATACATCTGGATATGACAGTACAGCCAGCGAGCCCCTGGGTGGACGTTTGCCCTGCCTGTCCCCGGACAGCGTGGCACTGCCCTCTAAGGAGCAGGTGAGACGGGCAGCGGATGTTTGGTCTGTATGTCGCTGGATCTACCTGGCCAGTCCTGTGTTCCAGAGACAGTTCTTCAGGCTGGGCGGCTTGGATGTCTGTTGCCGGCTCATGACTATGGTCATCCAGAAACTTACCTCCAAAACCAAAGATGGTAAAgctaagaaaaagagagacgggAAGGGCAAAGCTAGCCCGTCTCATTCGGACTCTCCAGCTGTGACGTCGTTGCAGACAGAAGCACTGGGGTCACGTGAGACCCACCAGCTGGACCTCAGCAATTCATTCAGTTTTAGTCTGGAGGGGAAGAGCAAGGACCCCGCATACAAGCTGGAACAGGAGTGGCCACTACAGAGCATTCGGCTCCTGGAAGCCCTTCTGGCTATCTGCCTCCACAGTGCTAATTCAGCCCTACAGAAACTCGAGCCAGATCTCTCATTCCAG cTTCAGTCAGTGGAGGACACTCTGAGTGAGGTGAAGGATCAGCTGTCCCGTTCTGCTGTGGTGAACTCTGACCTGGCGGTTCCTCTGTTTGATTCTCTGTTGCGGGTCGCTCGGGCCGAGGTGTGCAGCACTCCGGTTTCCACTGAGGAGAAGGCTGAGagg AAGTGTACAGGGAGCTTTGAGCCGCCGGCTGCAGCAGGGGACCTGTCTGAGGAGGCGGATGAGGTTCAGGTGTGTGGAGTTCAGTCGCCAGGAGAGGAGGAAGGATACGAAGCTGATAGTGAGAGTAACCCTGAGGATTCTGCCCAGCCCGAAAAAG GTGTGAAGGTGGAGGTGTCGGCCTCACTGGGAGAATGTACATTTGGGCCCACCGGTGTGGCCCCGGGCCCTGGCCAAGGCCTGCTGCTCTTCCCAGAGATCTGCCTCATGGAGCTCCAGCTTCTGGCCAGCAGTTCACCAGACCTGGATGTGCTGGGCCATGTACTCCACAGCCTGCTGGAAGCTGTGCGAGGGCACCATTCCAACGCAACAATGATGTACCAACAG GGAGGTGTGAAATGCATTCTGACTGGCTTTCAGAGcattctcagccaatcagatccttCCTATAAAG ATTGCCAAGCTGTCCTGGTGGAGCTGCTGGTTGCGATGGTGAGCAAAAGGATAACAGCAGAGGAGCTGGCTTTACTGATCGGCCTCTTCCTGGACAAAAATCCTCCCACT GAGATCTTGTTGGATGGGATTCTTCAGATGGTGGAGGCTAATGCAGAAACAGAGCCCCTGCACCATCTATCCTTCCCCATGCCTCTGAGCATCAGTGCCCCGAACACCAGCTCCTCCATGGGCCTGAGGACCAACGGGGCGGCCGGAGCCAGAGCAGGGGTGGGCATGCTGTGGAGGGGCAAGCAGTCTCCAGGCCGAGGGGAGGGTGATGTTCGGCCGGGGCACCCTGGCCTGCGTGCCTCCCCCTGGCATATCGCTCCTCTCCACCTTCCCTTGGTAGGACAGAACTGCTGGCCACACATGGCCAGTGGCTTCAGCGCCTCACTCTGGATAAGGGCTGTGAAGAACGAGGATGAGGAGGGACAATCACACGGAG atgaggaGGTGATCCGAGTTGAAGGGGTCCAGCGTGGAGCTGCTCAGCCGGTGGAACAGCAGGGAGATAAAGGTCTGCTGCATGTGCTCTCCATGGGCTCTAAAGCCCTGATGCTGCAGGTCTGGGCAGACATCTCTACGGGAACCTGCACCTTCAG GATCTGCATCGATCCCAATGATGAGATGAAGGCTGGTCTGCTGGCTCAGACTGAATCTGGTGAGGGAGTGCTGACTGCAGGCAGATGGCAGCACTTGGCTCTTACCTACACACAGCAACCTGAGGGCAAGAAGAACGTCCATGGCCGGCTGGTACTCTGGGTGTGTGGCATCAA GAAATGTGAGGTCTCGCTAGACTACACCCTCCCCAGGAAGTCCAGTCTGTCTTCTGAGAGTAACAAGACCTTCTGCATGCTGGGCCACTGTCTATCCTCCTCAGAAGAGCTGCCCCGGCCCGTGACCCCTCGACTGGACATGGGCACCTTGCTTCTGTTTAATG GATCCAGAATAAACACTGAGGAGGCCTTTTACCTGTACGCCAGTGGACCTGACCTCTCTTCTATCATGCCCTGCAAGTACGGCACGCCCAGTGGGACACTGTCCAAGTACGTCACTCAGGAGGGTCTCCAGTGTGAGCAGATACGGGAGCTGCTAATGAGGAGTACTGAAGTAGACACATCGCCTCTTACT GAGAGTCTGGCGGTGGTCTATTCTCCTAGTTGTCCGTCCGTCTACACCATCTACGAGCCGGTCATCCGTCTGAAGGGTCAGGCCAAGTCTCCAGTAGTGTCTCAGAGGCCTTTCAGTGCTAAAGACGTCCAGAGCTCAGTGCTGGAACCCTCCTCTCTCAGGACCCTGCAGGCCTCCCAGCCCTGCGGCCTCCACAGCAGCCTGCATAAGATCGGCGGCACGGGCGCCTTCGTCTTCCTCTTCGCTcgg gtggtggAGCTGAGTGAGTGCGAGCGGACTCAGGCTCTAGCTCTGCGGGTTCTGCTGTCTCTGGTGAAGCACAATCAGCATCGCACTCATGAAATGGAATGCTACCATGGCTACTCTATGATCCACCAAGTCCTCATTAAGACCAAGTGCATTGTGGGATATCATATCCTAAAG ACTCTGCTGGATGGCTGCTGCAGTGGCTCAGTGCTGACCGTGGGTGAGGACGGCCAGTGGCATCTGGATACTGAATCTTCTGCTGTGGTGCAGGATCTCAGACTCCTCTCTGAAATTCTGCTGGACTGGAAGATCTGGGCTAAAGCTCAG AGTGGAGTCTGGGAGACCTTACTGGCTGCTCTGGAGATCCTAATCAGAGTGCACCATCCACAGCAAACCTTCAACATCCGGCAGCTCCTTAAAGCTCAGGTCGTGCATCGCTTCCTGCTCTCCTGCCAGGTCCTGCAG GAGAATCGTGATGAGCATCTCACTTCCATTCCTCAGGAAGTTTGCCTTTCATTTGTCAAAATCATCCAGGAAGTGTTGGGCTCACCCCCTGACCTGGATCTGCTGCGACTGCTCTACAACTTCCTGCTGGCTGTACATCCGCCCACAAACACATACGTCTGCCACACTCCCTCCAGCTTCTACTTCTCCCTGCACATCG ATGGAAAACTCTACCAGGAGAAGGTCCAGTCCATGATGTACCTGCGTAACTCCAGCAGTGGGGGAAAGTCTGCCTGCAgctcagtgctctctctctccccgacgCCCTTCGCTGAAATACGACCTGAAG GACACCAGCCTCCTTCTCCAGATCATGCAGGTGATGAGCTCTCTGTACCTCCTCccagctccaccccttccccttACTCCTCCCCTGCCCTCGCTGCCCGTCCGGTTCGCAGCGGCTCAGCTGGCCGGCCCGAGCCCGATGAGGACGTGTCCCTGGCTACCCAGCAGGTTCTGGGCAGCACAGAGACACTGAAGAGGGGTGAAGATGAGCACCTCCTCAGCAGCTGCGAGTCAGCCAAGACCATCTGCGAGGCTGAGGACGTGGACCGGGTGGAGGACGCCCCTCGTACCCCATCCATCAGCTTGGAGGAGGAACCAGACGCTCCAGCGGACAGCTCAGCAGAGGGCAGTGCCATCACCGAGTCGGAGGAACGCATACATTTGGCTGGAGATGAAGCACCACGGCGACCCGACAGCCTTAAAGGAATCCAGTCCTTTCAGAGGAGCCAGAGCGACCTGGCCAGCCTGGGCCTGGCGTTCCCTGCCCAGAACGGCTCACTGGCCATCGCCCGCTGGCCCAGCGTGACTGACCGTGCCGCTCCATCAGATGACTGGGAGAGCTACACCTACTCACCAGGCTATGACCGGGCACACAGCAAGGCTGATTCCACCAGTGACAG GTCAGGTACCGAGGACTGCCTGGTGCTGATCTGCTGTGGGCTGTATGAGCTGCTGAGGGGCGTCCTGCTCCTGCTTCCAGACCTCATGCTGGAGGAAGTGATGGATAAACTGATCCAGCCAGAGGCTTTAATTGTTCTGGTCAACCACTCCTCACCCCTTATACAACAGGGGGTCATAAAG CTGCTGGATGCGTACTTCAGCCGAGCGCAGAAGGAACAGAAAGAGAAATTCTTGAGAAATCACGGATTTTCTCTGCTGGCCAATCAGCTGTACCTGCATCAGGGCACTCGGGCCGTGCTTGAGTGTTTCCTCGAGATGCTGTTTGGCCGACCGGTCAGCCTGGAGGAGGA TCTGGACCTGGAGGACATGGAAAGCATCTCTCCGTTCAGGAAACGGTCTGTGGTGCCCATGCTCGGGCTGCTGGAGAACTCGCTGTATGAGAACTCTCTGGTCCACAATGCCATGTGTGTACTGCTGCAGCTCCTGAACACCTGCCCGAAACTGGCCGACATCCTGCTGGACCACGGCCTGCTCTACGTGCTCATCAACACACTGTCCACCCTCAATGGCCTGGAGAACGG AATTCCTCCAAATGACTACAAGCTGCTGGTGTGTGACATCCAGCAACTTCTGGTGGTGGTGACCATCCACGCCTGCAGCTCCTCCGGCTCGCAGTATTTCCGCATCATCGAGGATCTCATCACCCTGCTGGGCTTCATGCAGGGCAGCAAAGTACGCCGTACTCAGG AAATGGCGATGGCCCTACAGTTCCGTGTCCTCCAGTCAGCCATCGACTTCATTAAGACGACAGCCCACCAGGACCCCCAGAAAACAAGCTCGTCTATTCAGGTCCCGACTTCTCCACATCACGCTCTCCATCAGAAACGCAAAAGCATTGCAG GTTCATTGGGCCTGAAAGATTCCATAATTCCCCGCATCCCTCGGCAACACTACTGCTCCTACGGCCAGATCCCCTTACCCCCTGCATTCAGTTTCCTGTCCCAGGACTCCCCCATTCCATCCCCTACAGGATCCTGTTCCTTTGTTTTCCCCACTGATGCAG gccAGCGGAGGCTCTCGTTAATACAGTCAGACTCCTTGCTGATGCGGATGCGCTCGGTGGCCAGTGATGAGCTGACCCAGATGATGCAGCGCCGGATGAGCCAGGAGAACCCCATCAGAGCCAGCGAGACAGAGTTCATTCAGAGACTGCAGAGGCTCGTCGTCCTGGCTGTCAACAGAATCATATACTACG ACAACAGTAAGGACTTTTTTGACCTTCTGAACTTTCCGGAGTCTCCTGATCACATGGCGACCACTCCTTTACCTGGTGAGCAGGTAGATGAGAATGTCTTCACGCCCCCTGCTCAGTTCCCACTGGCTAATATGAGGAGCTTCCAGAAGGACCTGCTAAAGCTGATGATGGACGGCATAAAGATTGGCCTG GGCAGCGTGGGTCGCGGTGGAGCTCCTCGACAGCAGTGGCGTCGCATTCTCTGGTCCTGTCGAGACACATTCAGGGTCCAGATTGGCCGCCTCCTGGTGCACACCCTCAGTCCGTCACTTCCTCTGGAGGACCGGAAGGAGGCCCTGGAGTTTGTCAATGAGCAGAACCATCCGGACATCCTGAGGGAGAGTCTGAGCCCTGGCCTGGAG CATGGGCCCAAGCTTGCGCTGTACCTGTATGAGATGCTGCATGACCACAAAGACAGTCTCAGTAAGGAAGAACAGGCTGCTGCAAACACCTTTATGACCTCACTGAAGCTGTGCGGCCATCGCTGCATCCCACCCAACGCCCCACCCAAGCCGGACCTCCTAAAAGCCATTAAAGAG GAACAGCTCAAATATGAGTCTGAGGAAAGAACAAGCAGAGGTGCATGGGAGAAGAAATTGTCCAGCGCTCAAAAAAT TCTGATGCAGAGGCTGGACGGTAAATCGAAGGACATTTCCAAGATCGCTGCAGACATCACTCAGAACATCTCTCTGAGACAGGGCATGGAGAGGAAGAAGGTCATCCAGCACATCCGCGGGCTCTACAAGACCGACCTGAGTGCCAGCCGCCACTGGCAGGAGCTGGTGCAGCAGCTCACCCACGACCG GGCGGTGTGGTATGATCAGTCATGTTACCCCACTTCATGGCAGCTGGACCCGACTGAGGGGCCCAACCGGGAGCGCAGGCGTCTGCAGCGCTGCTACCTCACCATCCCCAATAAATACCTTCTCAAGGACCGCCACAAACCGGAAG ACACTGTTAAAGCCTCGCTGGCCTTCTTATTTGAAGACAAGACCCATTCATCGTTTTCCTCCACTGTAAAGGATAAAGCTACGAGTGAGCCCATCAG gTTTACACGGAGGTGCATAAGCGTAGCGCCCTCTAGAGAAACCGCAGGAGAACTGCTGCTGG GGAAATCAGGGATGTACTTTGTGGAGGACAATGCAGCTGAGGCCAGTGACAGTCAG ACTCCTCACGGAGAGACCGAGCCCGCCTCTTTCTGCTGGACCTATGAGGAGATAAAGGAGGTGCATAAGCGCTGGTGGCAGCTCAGAGACAATGCTGTGGAAATCTTCCTTACTAATGGGCGAACTCTGCTGCTGGCATTTGACAACACGAAG TTCCGTGATGATGTTTACCACAACATCCTCACCTCTGAGCTGCCTAATTTGCTGGAGTATGACAACATCAGTGCCCTCACTCAGCTGTGGGGCTCCAGCCAAATCACCAATTTTGAGTACCTCACCCATCTCAATAAGCATGCAGGACGTTCCTTTAACGACCTGATGCAGTACCCAGTCTTTCCTTTCATCCTGAGAGACTACGTCAGCGAGACCCTGGACCTGCAGGACCCAAATATCTACAG aaacctaAGCAAACCAATTGCGGTCCAGTCCAAAGAGAAAGAGGACAGATATGTGGACAACTACCGG TATTTGGAAGAGGAGTATAAGAAGGGTGCCCGCGAGGATGACCCCATGCCACCCGTGCAGCCGTACCATTACGGTTCTCACTACTCCAACAGTGGAACCGTCCTCCATTTCCTGGTCAGGATGCCACCCTTCACCAAAATGTTCCTGGCATACCAAG ACCAGAGCTTTGATATTCCCGACCGAACCTTCCACTCCATGAACACCACTTGGAGACTGTCCTCCTATGAGTCCATGACTGACGTTAAGGAGCTCATCCCAGAGTTCTTCTACCTGCCTGAGTTTCTGGTCAACAGAGAAG GGTTTGATTTTGGGGTTCGTCAGAACAGTGAACGGGTCAATCACGTGAATCTGCCCCCCTGGGCCCGAAACGACCCCCGGCTCTTCGTCCTGATCCACAGACAGGCCCTGGAATCGGACCAGGTGTCTCAGACGCTTTGCCAGTGGATCGATCTGGTCTTTGGCCTGAAGCAGAAGGGCAAGGCTGCCATCCACGCCATCAACGTCTTCCATCCAGCG ACGTATTTTGGCATGGACGTGTCGGCAGTGGAGGACCCTGTGCAGAGGCGCGCCCTGGAGACCATGATCAAGACATACGGCCAGACGCCCAGACAGCTGTTTAACGCCACCCACATCAGCCGGGCTGGACCCAAACTCATGATGGAAGGAGAGCTGCCCGCAGCGATGGGCCTGCTGGTTCAGCTGGCCTTCAGGGAGAGTCGTGAGCAGGCCAAGGAGGTCACCTACCCA AGTCCTCTGCCGTGGATCAAGGGGCTGAAATGGGGCGAATACGTGGGCTCGCCCAGTGCTCCCGACCCAGTGGTGTGTTTCAGCCAGCCCCACGGAGAGCGCTTCGGCTCCCTGCTGGCGCTGCCCACCCGCGCCATCTGTGGCCTCTCTCGCAAGTTCTGCCTAATGATGATCTACAGCAAAGAGCAGG